In Ctenopharyngodon idella isolate HZGC_01 chromosome 1, HZGC01, whole genome shotgun sequence, a single genomic region encodes these proteins:
- the adamts1 gene encoding A disintegrin and metalloproteinase with thrombospondin motifs 1: MSFLRVILGFVAALCVNAAQSAWEESTVVPVRLDSYGTEATHTAEAREKESEKRIYRLDVFGNQMVLVLEPDQTFLAPGFVFQMVGKPESEEFDSAGQAQCFFSGAVNGEELSAAAINLCNGLRGGFYVGGEEYFIQPANASGEASDGDIHIIRRRKRGLLAEENGSKCGVNEEEERVAEKPFATKSEPIPSESKAHHRSRRFVSTPRYLEIMIVADQSMAEFHGAGLKTYLLTIMAVASRLYRHPTIHNSITLAVVKLLVVYNEEHGPQVSSNAALTLRNFCQWQKQHNPPSDRHPEHYDTAVLFTRQDLCGAHSCDTLGMADVGTVCDPDRSCSIVEDDGLQAAFTVAHELGHVFNMPHDDAKQCASVNGDQWSAHMMASTLSNLDQLQPWSPCSALMVTTFLDNGHGQCLLDKPQKPQQLPQALPGSVYDADRQCRLTFGEESQHCPDLSTTCAALWCTVTATNGLLVCQTKNFPWADGTPCGSDSYCMAGRCLSKAEAARYQTPVNGGWGTWGSWGDCSRTCGGGVQYSFRDCDNPQPKNGGKYCEGKRIQYRSCNTEACPDSNGLTFREEQCLAHNDISSQVSFGSGEGVEWVPKYAGVSPKDRCKLVCRAKGTGYFFILKPKVADGTPCTPDSTSVCVQGQCVKAGCDRVIGSNKRFDKCGICGGDGSTCKKVSGSMERAIPGYQDIVTIPAGATHLDVKQRSLGGRRHDNSYLAVRRQDGTYLLNGDYKLMTLETDISLKGALLRYSGSSATLERLRSFAPLPEALTIQVLSVGDSPRPRVKYSYFAPRPIGSNRPSINAISEAGDAEWALREWGPCSQTCGGGIQKRDVLCLDAYGHQSKDCPEELRPASSQSCALQACPSWLQGEWSDCSKACGRGYRKRQLRCIGHDGRILPNESCNAKNQPRPRLELCNLTPC; this comes from the exons ATGTCTTTTTTGCGCGTCATACTGGGTTTCGTTGCAGCGCTGTGCGTAAACGCGGCGCAGAGCGCGTGGGAGGAGAGCACCGTGGTGCCGGTCCGGCTCGACTCGTACGGCACCGAAGCGACCCATACAGCAGAAGCACGGGAAAAGGAATCCGAGAAACGCATCTATCGCTTGGACGTCTTTGGAAATCAGATGGTGTTGGTGCTGGAACCGGATCAGACCTTTTTAGCGCCTGGGTTTGTGTTCCAGATGGTGGGGAAACCGGAGTCCGAGGAGTTTGACAGCGCGGGACAGGCGCAGTGCTTCTTCTCGGGGGCCGTGAACGGAGAAGAACTTTCCGCTGCGGCGATCAATCTGTGCAATGGACTGCGGGGCGGCTTCTATGTCGGCGGCGAAGAGTACTTCATCCAACCCGCGAACGCCAGCGGAGAGGCTTCGGATGGAGACATCCATATCATCCGCAGAAGAAAACGGGGGTTGTTGGCTGAGGAGAACGGTTCTAAGTGTGGGGTGAACGAGGAGGAGGAACGGGTCGCCGAGAAACCATTTGCAACCAAATCCGAGCCCATTCCATCTGAGTCTAAAG CACACCACAGATCCCGTCGCTTTGTGTCGACTCCTCGCTATTTGGAGATCATGATTGTGGCAGACCAGTCAATGGCAGAGTTTCACGGAGCTGGGCTCAAAACTTACCTGCTGACCATCATGGCAGTAGCATCTCGTCTGTATCGACACCCTACCATTCATAACTCGATCACTCTGGCAGTTGTGAAGCTTCTTGTTGTGTACAATGAAGAGCACGGTCCCCAGGTGTCCTCCAATGCAGCGCTTACCCTTAGGAACTTCTGCCAGTGGCAAAAGCAGCACAACCCACCAAGTGACCGGCACCCTGAGCATTACGACACAGCAGTACTGTTCACCAGACAG GATCTTTGTGGTGCTCATTCTTGTGACACTCTGGGAATGGCGGATGTGGGCACTGTGTGCGATCCCGATCGAAGTTGCTCCATTGTTGAAGATGACGGCCTCCAAGCAGCCTTCACCGTAGCACATGAGCTTG GTCACGTGTTCAACATGCCCCATGATGATGCCAAACAATGTGCCAGCGTTAATGGAGACCAGTGGAGCGCCCACATGATGGCCTCGACCTTGTCCAATCTGGACCAGCTACAGCCCTGGTCTCCTTGCAGTGCCCTGATGGTCACAACCTTCCTGGACAATGGCCATGGTCAGTGTTTACTGGACAAGCCCCAGAAGCCTCAGCAGTTGCCCCAGGCTCTGCCAGGTTCAGTTTACGATGCCGACAGACAGTGCCGTCTCACATTTGGAGAGGAGTCCCAGCACTGTCCTGACCTGAGCACCACTTGTGCCGCACTTTGGTGCACCGTCACAGCTACAAATGGCTTGCTGGTCTGCCAAACCAAGAACTTTCCATGGGCCGATGGGACGCCTTGCGGGTCTGACAGCTACTGTATGGCAGGACGATGCTTGAGCAAGGCCGAGGCTGCCAGATATCAG ACTCCAGTCAATGGCGGATGGGGAACTTGGGGATCTTGGGGAGATTGCTCACGTACCTGTGGAGGAGGTGTGCAATACTCTTTTAGGGACTGTGACAATCCCCAACCCAAAAATGGAGGCAAATACTGCGAGGGCAAGAGAATTCAGTACCGCTCCTGCAACACCGAGGCCTGCCCTGATAGCAATG GTTTGACATTCCGTGAGGAACAGTGTTTGGCCCACAATGACATCTCCTCTCAGGTGTCATTCGGCTCAGGAGAAGGTGTCGAGTGGGTGCCGAAGTATGCGGGAGTCTCTCCCAAGGACCGCTGCAAGTTGGTGTGCCGAGCAAAGGGAACTGGGTACTTCTTCATTCTGAAGCCAAAG GTTGCTGATGGTACACCATGCACCCCGGATTCCACCTCAGTCTGTGTCCAAGGCCAGTGTGTGAAGGCTGGTTGTGACCGGGTCATTGGTTCCAACAAGCGTTTCGACAAATGCGGCATCTGTGGAGGAGATGGATCTACTTGCAAGAAAGTTTCTGGATCAATGGAACGTGCTAT ACCGGGCTATCAGGACATAGTGACGATCCCAGCTGGTGCCACGCACCTAGATGTTAAGCAGCGCTCTCTTGGAGGCCGCCGCCATGACAATAGCTACCTAGCAGTTCGCCGGCAAGATGGCACGTACCTACTGAACGGCGACTATAAGCTGATGACTTTAGAGACTGATATCTCTCTGAAAGGTGCACTTCTGCGATACAGTGGTTCCTCTGCCACACTGGAGCGCCTCCGAAGCTTCGCTCCCTTACCTGAGGCTCTTACTATCCAGGTGTTGTCAGTTGGCGATTCCCCAAGACCTCGCGTAAAGTACAGCTACTTTGCTCCACGTCCCATTGGGTCAAATCGTCCATCCATTAATGCCATTAGTGAAGCAGGAGATGCCGAATGGGCCCTACGTGAGTGGGGACCTTGTTCGCAGACCTGCGGTGGTGGTATCCAGAAGCGGGACGTCCTTTGCCTTGATGCTTACGGCCATCAGTCAAAAGACTGTCCTGAAGAGCTGCGCCCTGCGTCATCACAATCCTGTGCTCTGCAGGCGTGCCCATCCTGGCTGCAGGGGGAGTGGTCCGATTGTTCCAAAGCATGCGGCAGAGGCTATCGCAAGCGTCAGCTGCGCTGCATCGGACACGATGGTCGCATTTTGCCTAACGAGAGCTGCAACGCTAAAAATCAGCCACGACCTCGCTTGGAATTGTGCAACCTGACTCCCTGTTGA